The Brachyspira hyodysenteriae ATCC 27164 sequence TTAGACATGAAATTATCCCCAATTTTATAAAAATAAAGCTGTCTAATAAAATTAAACAGCTTTAATAATTAAATACTAAAATAATAAATTAAAATTTATCTACGTCTATATCAGCGACAGAATTAAATATATAATTTGGTCTGTATGGAAACTCTTCCATCATTGCTTTTGTAGTAACTCCAGAAAGTACTAAAGCAGTTTTCATACCGGCGCCAAGTCCGCCCAATATATCTGTATCCATTCTGTCACCAACCATTAATGTATTTTCACTATGGGCATTAATTTGGTTTTTAGCTATTGACATCATAATAGGATTTGGTTTTCCTACTATATAAGGTTTTTTACCTGTAGCTGTTTCTATTGCTGCCAATATAGGTCCTACTGCTGGTATTAATTCCCCATTAGGAGCTGGGTCTACTATATCCGGATTACAGCCTATAAATTTTGCACCTTTATTTATTAGATGCACTGCCTTTTGAAGCATATCAAAATTAAAAGCATTAGTTTTACCAACTACTACATAATCAGGATTAACATCATTGATACTATATCCTACATTATATAATTCACTTACAAGTCCTCCTGTTCCTATAACATAGGCTGTACCATTTGCAAGCTGTCTTTGCAAAAATATAGCTGTTGCTTGTGCTGCTGTGAAAAAATGTTTTTCATCTAATCCGCTTACACCCAATGACTCTAATTTTCTTTTTAAATCTCTAGGAGTTTGTTCGGCATTGTTTGTTAAAAATAGAAATGGTACATTTTTATACAATAGCATTTTTATAAAATCTTCTGCACCTTCTATTAGATTATTGCCTCTGTATATAACTCCGTCCATATCTGATATTATACTAATCATTTATTACCTCTATTATTGTTTATAAAAATTGTTCTCTCTCTTTGCAAAATATATTACAAGTAATCTTTACATTTTTATTTATTAATTTTAATTTATAAATTGTATAAATATAAAACAAAAAGTCAATTACAATTTTTTATTTTATTTTGTTTTAAATGTAGTTTAAAGTATAGTGCTTGTAAAAAAAAGATATTTTATATATAATATAGCTAAGTAAACATATTTTGTTGGAATGGATTATGGGGGTATTATGTTTAACAAAACAATTTATATTATTATATTAATCTATATGCTAATTTTTTCGAGCTGCAGTAAAAATGAAACAGCAAATAATAATTTAAATACAAATAATCAAGATAATTATTCTAGTAATATTAAAAAAAATGATAATAATTTTTTTGATATGAAATATGTTTATAAATCAATCAGAGTGGATAAAGAAAGCTTCAGTAATGCTTTACTCAGTTATTATCAAGATGCCAATTTCAGCAATATAATAAATAGAAATAAAGATTTCCTTAGTAAAAAACTAGTAGGAGATAATGACATAAAAAAATATGCTATAGATTATATATCTAATACATATCATAATCATTACAGCGATAATTTATCAGAAAATCATTTGCAAGATCAAAAACTAATTTTTTCTTATGCTTCAGAATATAATTATGTTGAACAAAATTTAGCTTTAAAAAAGGCTAGAGAACTTCTTTTGAGTATAAAGAATAAAGATGCTGATATTTATTTAGCTTTATTTTTATCTCATATGGCTACAGATTCTTTGTATTATTTTAATGATATGCAGAATTATTTAAAAGAGTGGAAAAAATTAGGTTCTACAAATATAGATATGATGATAGGTATAGTAGCTGAAGGTAATAATGTAAATAATATTTATTCAAATAAAATGAAATTAATAAATTATATAATAGAAGCTCCAAGTGATTTAGGTGTTGAAAAACTTATAGCTGATGCTTATGAAAATGGATTTTTAACTGATATATCAAAGAATACAGGTTATTTAGATATTTATAATGAGAATAATTATAATTTATCTTCTGTTATTTATAATAATACTTCTAATATATCATACTTTACTGTTTCAAAAGATATTGTAAATACAAACATTATAGACAAGTATATTAGAACTTATACAGGTAAAACTTTAAGCAGAGATAAAATGACTTCTCCTGTATATTATGAAAATTTTTATTATATATATAATCCATCCTTAGATGAGAAGTATGAGGATTTTGCAGATATATATTTTTTAGAGTTTAATAAAAATACATTTATTTATTCAATTAAAGGGAATAAACTTCAAGGTGTATATTATTTAAATCCTATGTTTATTGGAAATATTAAATATGCTGACTATAAAATAAAAGAAATATTTAATTTCCATCTTGGAGATGATTCAAAGTTGGATAGTGCAAAAATATCTGTTATTAAAACAACTGAGTTAAAAAACATATCCACAAATTCTCAATTTATATTAGATGGAAAATTTGATAAGAATAAATATGCTGAATATTTAGATGATATACTTTCTTTCCCAATATATAATCCTGAATTTTTCTTATGCGATATAAACAATGACGGAAAAGATGAAATAATGGTAAGAGGAACTTATAAACATTCAGGTGAAAGGAGTGGTATAGCTTCATATACTTTACTTTTAAAAGATAATTTGGAATTAAATTTAGAGAGTACCATTGGAAAATCTATAAATGGAAGCAGTAAGCAGGGACTTAATAATTTTCAAAAAATGTATTCAGAAGACGGTAAAAATAAAATACTTCTAGTAGATCCTTCAGCCAATACAGCACAAGATATATTTGCTGAGAATGGTGTTGTAAATGTATATGAGTTTACATACAAAACATATAAATATGAACCTAGATTAGTTTGGAAAGGAAAAATATTAAATGGAGTACCTGACGGAGTTTTAAAAACAGATGCTGGTTTTGATATGTACAAAGCAGAAAGCGACTCGGATAAAGCAATAGTATCTGACAAAACTTTAAGAATAGCGGATAAACTTATAACAGATGAATATTATAAAGAAGCTGAAAAATCAGATAAAGATAAGCAAGAAGAGCTTTTAGAAAAAAGACGTTCAGATATGAAAGCCATTCAAGATAAATATGGCGATGTAGTTCAGATAGAAAATGAAATGATGAAAATATTGGGTATAGATAAATAATAGTGAAAAGTGATAATATAAATACAGATGCTTATAAAAATATAATTAGGAATTTTAATATTGTTATAGGTATTGCTTTTATACTGTTTGTTTCTGCAATATACATTACTTATATATTTAATATTAATATTCCTAAATTAGATTCCAATACAGATTTAGCGGCATTGGAGATAATTGCATCAGAAAGTTTTATTTATAATATAAGAGTATTTTTTTCTTTTTTAATTCCATTATCATTTTTTATATTTTTATTTCTTTTTGTGCTTAATCCTATTAGTGTCAAATCTATATTGATATCTTTTGTATTTATTTTTCTCATTGCATTTTATTTGTATAAACTTCCTTATGAAGTATTAATTAATCCTTTTGAAAATTTATATGTATTTATTAAATTGATAATAAATATTATATCTGCAAATTTAATTTTGCTTTTTATAGTCGGTTTGTCATTTATTAGATATGATATAAAAAAGTTTTCTGCTTTATATGATTTTTATACTATGATTACTGAAATTATAATATGGAGTTTTTTGATACTATTTATAATTTTATTAATAATATCTTCTATATCTGCTTTATTATATTTCAATGATAAAATAGAAGTCAAAAAAATTTTAAAATTTCTAGTGATAAATGATATGAAAAATTTTAAAATACTTTTATCTATTTTTTCTGTATTAAATATTTCTATAATTTATTTTTCATATTTATTATATAATAAAATGATTAATACGAAATTATCAATAAGTGTTTCTAGGGTAATTACTCCTATTATATCTATTTCATCTGTTATGATTATAGCAGCAACTTTGAAATATAATATTATAAGCAATCATTATTTTAAATTTTTATTATTATTATATTTTTTATTTATGATAATTTTTGTATTGAATATTTTTCTATTTAGAATAGACAAAGAACATAACAAGATAGAATATTATATATATGTAATTTCAAATATATTTGGCATTATATTTTCAGTATTTTTATTTTATATATATTTAATAGAAAATATGCATAGTTGTTTTATCATATTTAATGTAATAGTTATTATTAATTTTTTATATAATATATATATGTCTATTATAAAAAATAATAGAAAATTGGTATTTTTATATAATTTTTCATATATAATATTTTTTATTATTTTATTATTTGTTGACTTTATATAATATTTTGCTATACTATATATATGTATAAAATACTTTGGAGGGAATTTGAAAAATAGAGTATTTTTAACAATTATTTTAATTTTTGTTATTGCTTTTAACTTGCAAGCAGTCAATTTATCTATTGGAATTATAAGCCAGTTTGGTATGAGCGGTGCCAATACAAATGCTTCTAAAATATTTCCGTCTGGTTTCAGGGATTTTGACACTGGATTTTTATTTTCAATAGGTGCTAATCAGCCTATATCGTCTTCTATGTCTTTTTCTGTACTCCTTGATTTAGGATATTATTATGATTCTTATGATTTTAAATATATTATAGATGGAAATAGAGTAACTGAAAATTATCAATTTAACAGTTTTTTAATAGGCGGATATGCCAGATTTAATTTTGGATTTTTATCATTAGGAGCAGGTGGAGGTGCAAAAATACCTGGTTCGGCTACATATAGAATAAGCGGATATGAAATGGTTGGAAGATATAGATTTTCTTTTGGCGATTTGAGTGATATATTTGAAAGTGCAATTATTCCTTATTTAAGGTTTTCTATAGACTTTAGTATATTTAATTATTTGCTTATTGGAGTATATGCTAATTATGATTTCCCTTTGTATTTCCAGCATAATAATTATATGAGTGATGTATTAGTTAATAAAGATTCTATAAGTGCTTTTGATATAGGAATTCAATTTGGATATTATCTCAATATAAATTTTGATAGAAATTATTATTAGGAGATACTATGAAAAAAATATTTATATTATTTATTTTGTTTTTATCTTTTAATGCTCTTTATTCTGCTGACTTTGTTATGGGCTTTGTAGGAAGAGTTGGAGCCAGCAGTGCTACCACTGATAGAAATAAGATATTTTCATCAGATTTCAGAGATTTTGATAATTCTTTTTCTTTTCAGCCTGGAATATTTTGGGGATATGATGATCTATTATCAACTGCATTTCTTTTTGATATAGGATACAGTAAAGATAGATACGAAATCAAATATACTATAGATGGAAAAAGAGTATTAGAGAATTATAGTTTTGGAAGTTTTTCTATAGGATTATTTCCTAGACTTAATATAGGATTCTTCTCTATAGGTGTAGGTGGAGGAATTAAATTACCTATATCTTTAAAGTATACTATAGAGGGAGCTGAATTTAGCAGAGAAAGATATTCATTAGATTTTGGAGATATACAAGATGCCTTTACAACTTCATATATCCCTTATGTTAAACTTTCAGCAGATTTTCTTCTTAAAATCAGCAAAAAATTTATGATGTCATTTGGTTTATATGCTAATTATGATTTTCCTATTAATATAGATAAAAATGGTATATTCAAAGACTTTACAATCAATCAGGATTCTTTAGCTTCATTTGATATAGGTTTCCAAATGGGTATGTATTTCCTAAGTAGATAATGATAATATTATTTTATAATTAAACATATATAAAAAAATGAGGGCTTTATATTAAATATTGCCCTCATTTTTTTATTGAATAAAATTTAATTTATTATATTAAACTAAATTTGTATATTGTTCTATGATTATATTCTCTGTCAGGATAAAGTATAATGCTTGGGAAATGATTAAAATTCAAAGAACATGATAAATATTGAGTTTCTAAACAGAATGCTTCATGTTTGTTTAATATTTGATTTCTCACTTTAAAATTATTGAAATGATTAGCCGTATAGAATAATACAGAAGGTTTAGTAGTAAATACTTCTAAAGCTATATTTGTTTTTCTTGATAATATTTTAACTCTTCGTTTATTTATATTATTATCATCAAAAATAAAGCAATTATCGCATCCGTCTTTTGCTTTTATTATTTCATCAACTTTTTTTAATGAAGTGAAATCATATGGAGTATCTTTTGTTTTTAATATTTCACCTGAAGTTATACCGTTTTCATCTGCAAGATAGTATTTAGAATCTATAAACATTTCATGATCTTTAATACTTCCTCCGCCATTTAAATTAAAATATGAATGATTCATTATGTTTAAAGGAGTTGCTTTATCAGTAGTGGCAATATAGTCTATTATTATTTCATTTTCATCTGTAATTGTATATTTTACTATTAAATTAATATTTCCAGGATATCCTTCTTCTCCGTCTTTGGAAACATAAGAAAATAATACTTCATTGTCTTTTTTCTGTATTGATTTATACATCACATAAGATAGGCCGTTTATTCCTCCATGAGTATGATCAGGGGATTTATTTGCTGTTATATTATATTCTTTATCATCTATTGTGAATTTAGCACCTATAGTTCTTCCTGCAACTCTTCCTACTGTGGCACCCATATGACCATTTTTAGCTTCAGGCGTATAAAACTCTATATCATCAGAACCGAATGCAACTTCTACTTCTTTTCCATCCTTATCTTTGAAAAATATTCCTGTTATACTTGCTCCTACTTCTGCCAATTTTACTTTTAAGCCCTTATCATTTTCCAATGTATAGATATAAGAATTTTTTCCAAAATCTTCTTTTTTTGATCTAAACATAATAATATCCTTATAGTAATTTATATATATATTATACATTATTTTTATTTTTTTATATATAAATATTTTTAAAATTAATTTGTTTTTAATACATATATAGGGTATATTGACAATTTGTTTTTTATTTATATACTTTAAAATAAATATTTAAACTTACGGAGTAAATATGTGAATAATAATAGAGCTAATTGGTTCAATTGCTAACTTTATAAAAAGAAAATTTTTTACTAGTAAAGCCAAAAATACTAGAGAGGAATAAAATTATAGTATTAAGTATTTTTATTTTGATATAATCTGTACATAAACTTTTCTGTTTCTAGATCCATCGAATTCAAAAAAATATATATCCTGCCAAGTACCTAATACTATTTTTTTATTTTCTATTATTACTGTTAAACTAGGAGCTACCAAAGATGATAATACATGAGCTTGAGAGTTTCCTTCTCTATGTTCATAATTATCATGCTGAGGTACTAATTTATTAAAAGCATTCTTCATATCAAAAACAACATCAGGATCAGCATTTTCATTTATTCCAACTGCAGCAGTTGTATGCGGTACAAATATAACAGCTATTCCATTTTCTATATTTTCATCATCTATGCATTTTTGAACTTCAGCTGTTATATCAACTATATCGAATCTGGCTTTAGTTTTTACATTAATAGTATGCATTATAATATCCTTTTTATTATTTATGTAATATATTATATGATAATAAAATACTTGTCAATTTGATTATTTTTTTATTAATGTATATAATATTTAATATGTTTAGAGAGATGAGAAGAAAAAATCAATTATTATCAAATTCACAAAGCATTTCAATATTAGAAAAATGCAGTTCTGGAGTACTTGCTGTTTCAGGTGATGATGATTATCCTTATGCTGTTCCTTTAAGTTATGTTTATTATGATAATAAAATATTTTTTCATGTTGCTAAAAGCGGATATAAATTAGATGCTATAAAAAACAATAATAAAGTATCTTTCTGTGTTATAGAAAAAGATGATATAAAGCCTGAAGAGTATACAACTTATTATAGAAGCGTAATCGTTTTTGGTAAGGCTTTTATATTAGAAGATGATAATCAAAAAAGAGAAGCTATTGAAAAACTTGCATTAAAGTATTATCCTAATGATACGCAGTTAAATAGAAACACTGTAATTAATAGAGAATATAATGCCTTTTATATTATGGAGATACATATTGAATATATGACAGGAAAAGAGGCTATAGAGTTAGTTAATAATAGGTTAAATTATAATAAATAAAGGAGAAGAAATGAAATATTTTAATTTTGATGAAAATTTTTTGCATACTGTTTTAGAAGAAGCTTTAAAAAATGGCGGGGAGTATGCTGATTTATTTTTTGAAGATACTAAAGTTAATTCTATAAGTTATTTAGATTCAAAAGTTGATGATATGAGTCTTGGCAATAATTATGGTGTTGGATTAAGAATTATAGTTAATAAAAAAACAATATATTTATATTCTAATGATACAAGCAATAACAGTTTGATTAATTTGGCAAAATCAGCTGCTTCTATTGTAAATGATAAAAAGTATATAGTTAAAGATTTTATTCAGTCAAAAGAAAAAGATAATCACCCATTACATATAAATCCTTTCGATATAAATTTTGATGAGAAGATAGAAGTTCTTTCGTATTTAGATAAAACATCAAGAGGAGTATCAGATAAAATAAAACAAGTTAATGCTATGTATTCAGAAAAGCAAAGAAATATTTTAGTATGTGCAAGTAATGGAATATTGAAAGAAGATTCTCAAACATATATAAGACTTATTATGATGGCTATGGCTAGCGATGGAACAAATACTCAAACAGCACGCAGAACAAAAGGAGCATTAGACGGATTTCAAGTGATAAAAGATATTAATTTAGAAGATATGGCAATAGATACTGCTAATTCAGCTATAAAGATGCTCAATTCCAAATATCCTAAATCCGGAAAATATCCTGTTGTAATAGATAATGCATTCGGCGGAGTAATATTCCATGAAGCTTGCGGACATGCTTTGGAAGCTACATCAGTTGCGGATAATGCCAGCGTATTCTGCAATAAATTGGGAGAGAAAATTGCTTCCGATGTTGTTACCGCTGTAGATGATGGAACTATTAAAAATGCTTGGGGCAGCTACAATATTGATGATGAAGGTAATGAGGCACAAAGAACAGTTTTAATAGAGAATGGTATATTAAAAAGCTATTTAGTTGATGAGCTTGGTTCTATGAAGATGAATCAGAAAATAACAGGAAGTGCCAGAAGAGAAAATTATAAATATCCTCCTACTTCAAGAATGAGAAACACATTTATAGATAAAGGCAATGCTAGTTTTGATGAGCTTATATCGGGAATAGAATATGGACTTTATGCTAAAAAAATGGGAGGCGGTTCAGTTGATCCTGCTACAACAGATTATAACTTTGCCGTTTCTGAAGGTTATTTAATAGAGAATGGAAAAATTACTGAACCTGTAAGAGGTGCTACACTTATAGGACGCGGAGATGAAACACTTATGAATATTGAGGCTGTTTCATCAAATTTAGAATTGGCTGATGGTCTGTGCGGAAGTATTTCAGGTTCTGTTCCTACTACCGTTGGGCAGCCTGCTATTAAAGTTAAAGAGCTTACTGTGGGAGGAAGATAAATGTCAGAAAATAGTTTTATGAATAGAATGGATAGAATAAAAGAAATATATAATGATGTAAAAAATAAGGCAAAAGATATTGATGAAATAGAAATTTATATGTCAGTAAGCGGAGAAGAGGAGTTTACTGTAAGAGAAAAAGATTTAGATAAATATACTTATGCTGAATCTGGAGGAATAGGTTTAAGATTAATTAAAGATGGCAAAGTTGGAATAAGTTTTACAGAGAAAATAAGCTCTGATATAAATATAGATGATCTTATTAATAATGCAAAAACTTCATTACATTATGCTGACTCTGAACCTGAATATAATAAACTTATAGATAAAGATGATGATGAAAAAAGTTATGATATGATTAATAAAGATATAGTTAATCTGTCTAATGATAAACTTAAAGAAATTTCATTATCAATAGAAGATAAATTATATTCTCTTGATAATAGAATTGTAAATGTACCATCTGCAGGATTAGCCAGATATAATTTTACTAAATGTATAGTTAATAGTAATGGTATATGCAAAGAAGAGAAGAAAAATAGCATAGCATATTATGGTGAAGTAATAGCAAAAGAAAATGATATAGTAAAAACTTTTTTTGATGTTTATTCTTCAACAGATGCTGTTTTTGATATTGATTCTTTTACCAAAAATATAGTTGATAATGTTGTAAATAAATTATCTGCAAAGCCTATAGAAAGCGGAAAATATAAAACTGTATTTACAAATAAAGCTATGAGAATAATTATAGGCGCTTATTTAGGTTTATTTTCTTCAGAAGCAGTTCAGAAAAAATTATCACTTCTTCAGGGAAAATTGAATCAGAAAATAGCAAGCAGTATTATAAACATTAAAGATGTTCCTATTTATGATAAAGGATTAGCAAATACAAATTTTGACGGAGAAGGTTCTAAAACTAAAGATTTAAATATAATAACTAACGGAGTTTTAAATAGCTATCTTTATAATAATTATACAGCCAAAAAAGACGGTATAAAAACAACTTCTCATGCTTCAAGAGGATTCAAAACTTCAATAGGAATATCTTGTCATAATTTTATTTTGGAGAATGGAAATAATACTCAGGAAGAATTGATTTCCCAAATTCAAAATGGAGTATTAGTAAATTCTCTAACCGGAACTCATGCAGGAGTAAATGCTATAAGCGGAGATTTTTCTTTACAGGCAGAAGGCATAAAAATAGAAAATGGAAAATTATCATATACAGCAAATCCTTTCATTGTTTCAGGTAATATATTAGATCTTTTAAGCAATGTAGAAATGCTTGCCAATGATACTGATTATCATCATTCATCTATATATGCACCTAGTGCTTTGATTAAAGAACTTTCATTTGCTTCATAATTTTTATTTATAGTATTGAAGTTTTTTTTTATTTTTAATATACTTTATAAAATGAATAGAAGAAATCAGTTTTTTGATAAAATTTTGCAGAATTTCGATAAAGTTTCTGATAATGAAAAGAAGAAAGTTTTTAAAAGGCTGTCTACTCTTTGGTATTCTCAAAATATTATTATAGAAAATCTTGAAGAGGGTATAATAGCAATAGATGAAAAAAATGCTATACAAGGAATAAATAAAAAAGCCTGCTTTCTCTTTTCAATACCTAGAAACTCTGAAGGAAAAGCTCTTTCAAAATATATGTCATCAACTGATATAGGAAGATCTATATTAGAACTTATAAGGGATAATATTTCAGATACAAAATTATTAAAAGACGATGAAAATGAAAGGATACTTCAGATAAATATACTTCCTATAGGAGACAGCGGAAGAATAATAGGAACGCTCATAAAAGCATTCGATATCACTAAAACCTATGAAAGTGCTCAGAAACTTAAAAGAGCCGAACAATTAGCTTCTCTTACAACTCTTGCTGCAGGAGTAGCTCATGAAATAAAAAATCCTTTAGGTTCTATTTCTATATATGTACAGCTTATAGATAAGATAATAAAAAAGAATATGGATAATGAATGCCAATGCTATAAAGATTTTAAAGAGTATTCTGATATTATCAAAGAAGAAATAAGCAGGCTTGAAGAGACTATTAATTCATTTTTATTTTCTGTTCGTAAATTGGAACTTAATATTGAAGATGTTAATATTAATGAGCTTATTTTATCTACTATAGCATTTTTGAAATATGAGATAGAAAAAAATAATGTTAATATTGATATTAAATTTGACAAAGATAATCTTATATTAAAATTAGATGAGAAATATATAAAGCAGTCTTTAATTAACATAATACAGAATGCTATAGATGC is a genomic window containing:
- a CDS encoding HAD-IIA family hydrolase; this translates as MISIISDMDGVIYRGNNLIEGAEDFIKMLLYKNVPFLFLTNNAEQTPRDLKRKLESLGVSGLDEKHFFTAAQATAIFLQRQLANGTAYVIGTGGLVSELYNVGYSINDVNPDYVVVGKTNAFNFDMLQKAVHLINKGAKFIGCNPDIVDPAPNGELIPAVGPILAAIETATGKKPYIVGKPNPIMMSIAKNQINAHSENTLMVGDRMDTDILGGLGAGMKTALVLSGVTTKAMMEEFPYRPNYIFNSVADIDVDKF
- a CDS encoding pyridoxamine 5'-phosphate oxidase family protein, whose protein sequence is MFREMRRKNQLLSNSQSISILEKCSSGVLAVSGDDDYPYAVPLSYVYYDNKIFFHVAKSGYKLDAIKNNNKVSFCVIEKDDIKPEEYTTYYRSVIVFGKAFILEDDNQKREAIEKLALKYYPNDTQLNRNTVINREYNAFYIMEIHIEYMTGKEAIELVNNRLNYNK
- a CDS encoding two-component system sensor histidine kinase NtrB, with amino-acid sequence MNRRNQFFDKILQNFDKVSDNEKKKVFKRLSTLWYSQNIIIENLEEGIIAIDEKNAIQGINKKACFLFSIPRNSEGKALSKYMSSTDIGRSILELIRDNISDTKLLKDDENERILQINILPIGDSGRIIGTLIKAFDITKTYESAQKLKRAEQLASLTTLAAGVAHEIKNPLGSISIYVQLIDKIIKKNMDNECQCYKDFKEYSDIIKEEISRLEETINSFLFSVRKLELNIEDVNINELILSTIAFLKYEIEKNNVNIDIKFDKDNLILKLDEKYIKQSLINIIQNAIDAMSDNADDKKKEIFIKLKTVDNYAVISIKDTGSGIKEESLGKIFEPYFTTKRHGTGLGLTNVVRIVEAHNGNVTIESEYGKGSEFIIKLPLQQENQKFLETDL
- a CDS encoding secondary thiamine-phosphate synthase enzyme YjbQ, yielding MHTINVKTKARFDIVDITAEVQKCIDDENIENGIAVIFVPHTTAAVGINENADPDVVFDMKNAFNKLVPQHDNYEHREGNSQAHVLSSLVAPSLTVIIENKKIVLGTWQDIYFFEFDGSRNRKVYVQIISK
- a CDS encoding aldose epimerase family protein translates to MFRSKKEDFGKNSYIYTLENDKGLKVKLAEVGASITGIFFKDKDGKEVEVAFGSDDIEFYTPEAKNGHMGATVGRVAGRTIGAKFTIDDKEYNITANKSPDHTHGGINGLSYVMYKSIQKKDNEVLFSYVSKDGEEGYPGNINLIVKYTITDENEIIIDYIATTDKATPLNIMNHSYFNLNGGGSIKDHEMFIDSKYYLADENGITSGEILKTKDTPYDFTSLKKVDEIIKAKDGCDNCFIFDDNNINKRRVKILSRKTNIALEVFTTKPSVLFYTANHFNNFKVRNQILNKHEAFCLETQYLSCSLNFNHFPSIILYPDREYNHRTIYKFSLI
- a CDS encoding TldD/PmbA family protein: MSENSFMNRMDRIKEIYNDVKNKAKDIDEIEIYMSVSGEEEFTVREKDLDKYTYAESGGIGLRLIKDGKVGISFTEKISSDINIDDLINNAKTSLHYADSEPEYNKLIDKDDDEKSYDMINKDIVNLSNDKLKEISLSIEDKLYSLDNRIVNVPSAGLARYNFTKCIVNSNGICKEEKKNSIAYYGEVIAKENDIVKTFFDVYSSTDAVFDIDSFTKNIVDNVVNKLSAKPIESGKYKTVFTNKAMRIIIGAYLGLFSSEAVQKKLSLLQGKLNQKIASSIINIKDVPIYDKGLANTNFDGEGSKTKDLNIITNGVLNSYLYNNYTAKKDGIKTTSHASRGFKTSIGISCHNFILENGNNTQEELISQIQNGVLVNSLTGTHAGVNAISGDFSLQAEGIKIENGKLSYTANPFIVSGNILDLLSNVEMLANDTDYHHSSIYAPSALIKELSFAS
- a CDS encoding TldD/PmbA family protein yields the protein MKYFNFDENFLHTVLEEALKNGGEYADLFFEDTKVNSISYLDSKVDDMSLGNNYGVGLRIIVNKKTIYLYSNDTSNNSLINLAKSAASIVNDKKYIVKDFIQSKEKDNHPLHINPFDINFDEKIEVLSYLDKTSRGVSDKIKQVNAMYSEKQRNILVCASNGILKEDSQTYIRLIMMAMASDGTNTQTARRTKGALDGFQVIKDINLEDMAIDTANSAIKMLNSKYPKSGKYPVVIDNAFGGVIFHEACGHALEATSVADNASVFCNKLGEKIASDVVTAVDDGTIKNAWGSYNIDDEGNEAQRTVLIENGILKSYLVDELGSMKMNQKITGSARRENYKYPPTSRMRNTFIDKGNASFDELISGIEYGLYAKKMGGGSVDPATTDYNFAVSEGYLIENGKITEPVRGATLIGRGDETLMNIEAVSSNLELADGLCGSISGSVPTTVGQPAIKVKELTVGGR